One segment of Solanum stenotomum isolate F172 chromosome 1, ASM1918654v1, whole genome shotgun sequence DNA contains the following:
- the LOC125876787 gene encoding uncharacterized protein LOC125876787 — MANFYKEDGVSTSISETPPTHYTIKIQSLSLLKKNNIEKYTSPYFEAGGYKWKLVFHQNGNKSKNKAGKHVSVYLMMADATSLAPAGWEVHVGFRLFLLDHNNDNYLVLQDTFTGKGRRFHAMKVEWGFDRFMSQEAFNNPENGYVVDDTCVLGAEVYVRQEKFRGRQDCLSMVKDPISYKHTWKIDKFSSLTADCVDSKTFMVAEHKWKIQVYPKGKGSGTGNHLSLYLALAEPTSLSQGCQIYADFTMRILDQVNAQHDLGKANYWFSGSQTVCGWPRFISIGYFSLPGAGFLVRDTCVIEAEVTVHGATTNKIML; from the exons ATGGCAAATTTCTACAAAGAAGATG GAGTTTCAACATCCATTTCAGAAACCCCCCCTACTCATTACACAATCAAAATTCAGTCACTTTCTCTTCTAAAGAAGAACAATATTGAGAAATACACCTCTCCTTATTTCGAAGCCGGCGGATATAAATG GAAGTTGGTGTTTCATCAAAATGGAAACAAAAGCAAGAATAAAGCAGGGAAGCATGTTTCTGTGTATCTGATGATGGCGGATGCAACCTCACTAGCACCTGCAGGTTGGGAGGTCCATGTTGGTTTTCGGCTGTTTTTGCTTGATCACAACAATGACAACTACTTGGTCCTCCAAG ATACATTTACTGGAAAGGGAAGAAGATTCCATGCTATGAAGGTGGAATGGGGATTTGATCGATTCATGAGTCAAGAAGCTTTCAACAATCCAGAAAATGGGTATGTTGTAGATGACACGTGTGTCTTAGGAGCAGAGGTATATGTCCGTCAAGAAAAGTTCCGAGGTAGACAAGACTGTCTCTCCATGGTGAAAGACCCCATTAGCTATAAGCACACCTGGAAGATCGACAAGTTCTCTTCTCTTACTGCAGATTGTGTAGACTCTAAGACCTTCATGGTAGCAGAACATAAATG GAAGATACAGGTATACCCCAAGGGCAAAGGGAGTGGTACAGGCAACCATTTATCACTATACTTGGCATTGGCAGAACCAACCAGCCTTTCTCAGGGTTGTCAAATATATGCAGATTTTACAATGCGTATCCTTGATCAAGTTAATGCCCAACATGACTTAGGCAAAG CCAACTATTGGTTCAGTGGATCACAGACGGTTTGCGGATGGCCAAGATTTATATCAATTGGGTATTTCAGTTTGCCAGGAGCCGGCTTTCTCGTCAGGGACACTTGTGTTATAGAGGCTGAAGTCACTGTGCATGGGGCTactactaataaaattatgctctAA
- the LOC125876776 gene encoding pentatricopeptide repeat-containing protein At3g06430, chloroplastic-like isoform X1, protein MTRASFTLSSSSSLIPSPTSIGGRRRIITGAGVGLCCAVAATSSSSRIAFEKKKQWKEGEYPGFSEVSVSHLNNKKGRRTPINKKIHRKNTANPWVKSVPEALSDCIDKKQWQQALQVFEMLKKQPFYQPKEGTYMRLLVLLGRCGQPGQAQQLFDSMIEEGLEPTSELYTALIGAYCRSNILDKAFSLLHAMIDLPHCHPDVYTYSILIKACVDASRFDLVESLYEQMSYRSIVPNTVTQNIVLSGYGRASKYAEMEKVLLGMLESADSKPDVWTMNTILSIFGNKGLIEMMERWYEKIRNFGIEPETRTFNILIGAYGKKKMYDKMSSVMEYMRKLSYPWTTSTYNNVIEAFSDAGEAKHMEYTFDQMRAEGMKADTKTFCCLVRGYANAGLFHKVISTVQLAGKLEIPENTSLFNSVIYACAKAEDVMEMERVFKRMKDKQCRPDLMTYSPMINAYQKEGMTDKVYDLEQEKLMMVAIHSNDSHNDEEKLELLPT, encoded by the exons ATGACGAGGGCTTCCTTTACTTTATCTTCCTCTTCTTCGCTTATCCCCTCTCCGACTTCTATTGGTGGTCGCCGTCGTATCATCACCGGCGCCGGCGTCGGCCTTTGCTGCGCTGTGGCCGCCACAAGCTCTTCTTCTAGGATTGCATTTGAGAAGAAGAAACAGTGGAAAGAAGGTGAATACCCAGGTTTCTCTGAAGTTTCCGTTTCCCACCTGAACAACAAGAAGGGGAGGAGGACCCCTATTAACAAAAAAATCCATAGAAAGAATACCGCTAATCCTTGGGTCAAATCTGTTCCTGAAGCTCTTTCTGATTGCATTGATAAAAAGCAATGGCAACAAGCCCTTCAg GTATTTGAGATGTTAAAGAAGCAACCTTTTTATCAACCAAAAGAAGGTACTTACATGAGGCTCCTTGTTCTTCTTGGAAGATGTGGGCAACCAGGACAGGCTCAACAGCTTTTTGATTCAATGATTGAAGAGGGACTCGAACCTACTTCAGAACTTTATACGGCCTTGATTGGTGCTTATTGTAGAAGCAACATACTTGACAAggcattttctcttcttcatgcCATGATTGACCTACCTCATTGTCACCCAGATGTTTACACTTACAGTATATTAATCAAGGCATGTGTAGACGCTAGCCgatttgatttggttgagtCACTTTATGAACAAATGTCTTATCGTTCCATAGTTCCTAATACTGTCACTCAGAATATAGTCTTGAGTGGTTATGGTAGAGCAAGCAAGTATGCAGAAATGGAGAAAGTGCTTTTAGGGATGCTAGAAAGTGCTGACAGCAAACCTGATGTATGGACTATGAACACTATCCTGAGCATATTTGGCAACAAGGGGCTGATTGAAATGATGGAGAGATGGTATGAAAAAATCCGTAATTTTGGGATTGAGCCTGAAACACGAACATTTAATATCCTCATTGGTGCTTATGGGAAGAAAAAGATGTATGATAAAATGTCATCTGTAATGGAGTACATGCGTAAACTCTCATATCCATGGACCACATCAACATACAATAATGTCATTGAGGCGTTCTCAGATGCAGGTGAGGCAAAGCATATGGAATACACCTTTGATCAAATGCGTGCCGAAGGGATGAAAGCTGACACCAAGACCTTTTGCTGTCTTGTCAGGGGATATGCAAATGCAGGCCTTTTTCATAAGGTGATCAGCACTGTCCAGTTAGCTGGGAAATTGGAGATCCCTGAAAACACTTCCTTATTCAATTCTGTTATTTATGCGTGTGCAAAGGCCGAGGACGTAATGGAGATGGAGAGGGTTTTCAAGCGAATGAAAGATAAGCAATGTCGACCTGATCTCATGACTTACTCTCCTATGATTAATGCATACCAGAAAGAAGGCATGACAGACAAAGTTTATGATTTGGAACAAGAAAAGCTCATGATGGTTGCCATTCACTCCAATGACAGCCACAATGATGAAGAAAAGCTAGAGCTGCTGCCTACTTGA
- the LOC125876776 gene encoding pentatricopeptide repeat-containing protein At3g06430, chloroplastic-like isoform X2, whose protein sequence is MTRASFTLSSSSSLIPSPTSIGGRRRIITGAGVGLCCAVAATSSSSRIAFEKKKQWKEGEYPGFSEVSVSHLNNKKGRRTPINKKIHRKNTANPWVKSVPEALSDCIDKKQWQQALQVFEMLKKQPFYQPKEGTYMRLLVLLGRCGQPGQAQQLFDSMIEEGLEPTSELYTALIGAYCRSNILDKAFSLLHAMIDLPHCHPDVYTYSILIKACVDASRFDLVESLYEQMSYRSIVPNTVTQNIVLSGYGRASKYAEMEKVLLGMLESADSKPDVWTMNTILSIFGNKGLIEMMERWYEKIRNFGIEPETRTFNILIGAYGKKKMYDKMSSVMEYMRKLSYPWTTSTYNNVIEAFSDAGEAKHMEYTFDQMRAEGMKADTKTFCCLVRGYANAGLFHKAEDVMEMERVFKRMKDKQCRPDLMTYSPMINAYQKEGMTDKVYDLEQEKLMMVAIHSNDSHNDEEKLELLPT, encoded by the exons ATGACGAGGGCTTCCTTTACTTTATCTTCCTCTTCTTCGCTTATCCCCTCTCCGACTTCTATTGGTGGTCGCCGTCGTATCATCACCGGCGCCGGCGTCGGCCTTTGCTGCGCTGTGGCCGCCACAAGCTCTTCTTCTAGGATTGCATTTGAGAAGAAGAAACAGTGGAAAGAAGGTGAATACCCAGGTTTCTCTGAAGTTTCCGTTTCCCACCTGAACAACAAGAAGGGGAGGAGGACCCCTATTAACAAAAAAATCCATAGAAAGAATACCGCTAATCCTTGGGTCAAATCTGTTCCTGAAGCTCTTTCTGATTGCATTGATAAAAAGCAATGGCAACAAGCCCTTCAg GTATTTGAGATGTTAAAGAAGCAACCTTTTTATCAACCAAAAGAAGGTACTTACATGAGGCTCCTTGTTCTTCTTGGAAGATGTGGGCAACCAGGACAGGCTCAACAGCTTTTTGATTCAATGATTGAAGAGGGACTCGAACCTACTTCAGAACTTTATACGGCCTTGATTGGTGCTTATTGTAGAAGCAACATACTTGACAAggcattttctcttcttcatgcCATGATTGACCTACCTCATTGTCACCCAGATGTTTACACTTACAGTATATTAATCAAGGCATGTGTAGACGCTAGCCgatttgatttggttgagtCACTTTATGAACAAATGTCTTATCGTTCCATAGTTCCTAATACTGTCACTCAGAATATAGTCTTGAGTGGTTATGGTAGAGCAAGCAAGTATGCAGAAATGGAGAAAGTGCTTTTAGGGATGCTAGAAAGTGCTGACAGCAAACCTGATGTATGGACTATGAACACTATCCTGAGCATATTTGGCAACAAGGGGCTGATTGAAATGATGGAGAGATGGTATGAAAAAATCCGTAATTTTGGGATTGAGCCTGAAACACGAACATTTAATATCCTCATTGGTGCTTATGGGAAGAAAAAGATGTATGATAAAATGTCATCTGTAATGGAGTACATGCGTAAACTCTCATATCCATGGACCACATCAACATACAATAATGTCATTGAGGCGTTCTCAGATGCAGGTGAGGCAAAGCATATGGAATACACCTTTGATCAAATGCGTGCCGAAGGGATGAAAGCTGACACCAAGACCTTTTGCTGTCTTGTCAGGGGATATGCAAATGCAGGCCTTTTTCATAAG GCCGAGGACGTAATGGAGATGGAGAGGGTTTTCAAGCGAATGAAAGATAAGCAATGTCGACCTGATCTCATGACTTACTCTCCTATGATTAATGCATACCAGAAAGAAGGCATGACAGACAAAGTTTATGATTTGGAACAAGAAAAGCTCATGATGGTTGCCATTCACTCCAATGACAGCCACAATGATGAAGAAAAGCTAGAGCTGCTGCCTACTTGA